One genomic region from Terriglobus aquaticus encodes:
- a CDS encoding GNAT family N-acetyltransferase: MSQDAFRIRNAVPGDVGEIAALIRELALYEKEPEAAKATEADLLRDGFGPEPYFRCVMLDAAAENASHAVAGFALYFFQYSTWEGRPSLYLEDLFVRPAYRGRGFGKALLQHLAQVAVDRECTRLQWECLDWNTPSLAFYESLGASVLREWLNLRLTGDDIARLAAGLP; encoded by the coding sequence GTGAGTCAAGACGCGTTTCGCATCCGCAATGCTGTGCCCGGAGATGTTGGTGAGATCGCAGCCCTAATTCGCGAGCTCGCGCTCTACGAGAAAGAGCCCGAGGCGGCGAAGGCGACCGAGGCGGACCTGCTACGCGACGGCTTCGGTCCCGAGCCGTACTTCCGATGCGTGATGCTCGATGCCGCAGCCGAGAACGCTTCGCACGCCGTTGCCGGCTTTGCGCTGTACTTCTTTCAGTACTCCACGTGGGAGGGCCGGCCGTCGCTCTATCTGGAAGACCTGTTCGTCCGGCCGGCGTATCGCGGCCGCGGTTTCGGCAAAGCACTGCTACAGCACCTGGCTCAGGTCGCGGTCGATCGCGAATGCACCCGCCTGCAATGGGAGTGTCTCGACTGGAACACGCCATCGCTCGCCTTCTACGAAAGCCTGGGCGCCAGTGTGCTGCGTGAGTGGCTAAACCTGCGGCTCACCGGCGACGACATCGCGCGGCTCGCCGCAGGTCTGCCCTGA
- the lpxK gene encoding tetraacyldisaccharide 4'-kinase, whose product MTARRPMLLPLVPLYRAGLALKTWRFDHSRNVARELRDPVISVGGLSAGGSGKTPFLIALAKLVRELGYAPNVLSRGYGRTTKGVLRVNPQGTAAEFGDEPLLLARTLGAPVYVGAERYDAGLLAETELPDFHRAIHLLDDGFAHRGLVRTIDIVLLTEEDVRDHLLPAGNLREPISALRRADVVVLRAAEAAALQPVLEEALRGAAKPIRTWTIERRMTLPATMPSAPLVFSAIARPADFESMLAKRGVAAAATHRFRDHHRYSQCDLDTLLHKARQSRAGGFVTTAKDAVKLDAAMLSALRAHGTLAVADAVVTLRDEARCAEDLKHLLRERTRLAKHIVGPRPGTTLRERPR is encoded by the coding sequence GTGACGGCGCGACGTCCCATGCTGCTGCCGCTGGTGCCGCTCTACCGTGCGGGGCTGGCGCTGAAAACCTGGCGCTTCGACCACTCTCGGAACGTTGCGCGCGAATTGCGCGATCCCGTGATCAGCGTGGGCGGCCTGTCCGCCGGCGGTTCGGGCAAGACGCCATTCCTGATCGCGCTGGCGAAGCTGGTCCGCGAGCTTGGCTATGCTCCCAATGTGCTGTCGCGTGGTTACGGCCGCACCACCAAGGGTGTGCTGCGCGTGAACCCGCAGGGCACGGCCGCGGAGTTCGGAGACGAGCCGCTGCTGCTGGCACGCACCCTGGGCGCTCCGGTGTACGTGGGCGCGGAGCGTTATGACGCAGGCCTGCTCGCCGAGACGGAGCTGCCCGATTTCCACCGCGCGATCCACCTGCTGGACGACGGATTCGCGCATCGTGGGTTGGTTCGCACCATCGACATCGTGCTGCTAACAGAGGAGGACGTTCGTGACCACCTGCTGCCTGCGGGTAATTTGCGCGAGCCGATCTCTGCGCTGCGCCGCGCGGATGTGGTGGTGCTGCGCGCAGCGGAAGCAGCAGCGTTGCAACCGGTACTGGAAGAAGCACTGCGCGGCGCGGCCAAGCCGATTCGTACGTGGACCATTGAGCGCCGGATGACGCTGCCCGCGACCATGCCGTCTGCACCGCTGGTGTTCAGCGCGATAGCGCGACCTGCAGATTTCGAGAGCATGCTTGCAAAGCGCGGCGTCGCTGCGGCCGCAACACACCGATTTCGCGACCATCACCGTTACTCGCAGTGCGACTTGGATACGCTGTTGCACAAAGCCCGGCAGAGCAGGGCGGGCGGCTTTGTGACCACGGCGAAGGATGCCGTGAAGCTGGATGCCGCGATGCTGTCCGCCTTGCGAGCGCACGGCACTCTCGCGGTGGCCGATGCCGTGGTCACGTTGCGGGACGAAGCACGCTGCGCCGAAGATTTGAAACATCTGCTGCGCGAACGCACACGCCTGGCGAAGCACATCGTCGGGCCGAGACCAGGAACGACGCTGCGCGAGAGGCCGCGATGA
- a CDS encoding 3-deoxy-D-manno-octulosonic acid transferase, which produces MILFSFGLLLALVLSAPVWGWRMLRQERYRKGMRERLGQVPQRLLTCVQGRPVVWVHAVSVGETLAAERMVRELAAALPGYAIVLSTTTPTGQQVARERFGADRVFYYPLDFAFSVRAYLRALRPSLLVLMESELWPRMLHECASAGIPVAVVNARVSDRSLPRYRALRAVWRPLLRKISLLLAQSESDAERWESIGVPADRVRTTGNLKYDTANDPSSPLAELVRRSLPEDARVVVAGSTHPGEDAPVLRAYAGAARQSQVSSVLILAPRHTERSADVHALATECGLEPVLLSEWRFSTQPLQDHAVLLIDTVGELASLYALATCAFIGGSLVNSGGHNPLEAAQFSVPVATGPHFQNFRTMLEGMVAQNAITIVPGEDALEQWFLGFLQQEDETDDEAGARARAFYEQQRGATARVMAALVPLATRTRT; this is translated from the coding sequence ATGATCCTGTTCTCCTTTGGTCTGCTGCTTGCGCTTGTGCTCAGCGCCCCGGTTTGGGGCTGGCGCATGCTGCGGCAAGAGCGGTACCGGAAGGGGATGCGGGAGCGACTCGGTCAGGTGCCACAGCGGCTGTTGACCTGCGTGCAGGGCCGCCCGGTCGTGTGGGTGCATGCGGTCAGCGTGGGCGAAACCCTGGCGGCCGAGCGCATGGTGCGGGAGTTAGCCGCAGCCTTGCCTGGCTACGCCATTGTGCTTTCCACTACAACGCCGACCGGGCAGCAGGTGGCGCGCGAACGGTTCGGCGCAGACCGCGTGTTCTATTACCCGCTGGACTTCGCCTTTTCCGTGCGAGCCTACCTGCGTGCGCTCAGGCCGTCGCTGCTGGTGCTGATGGAAAGTGAACTCTGGCCGCGCATGCTGCACGAGTGCGCGAGCGCGGGTATTCCGGTCGCGGTTGTGAATGCGCGAGTTAGTGATCGCTCCCTGCCACGCTATCGGGCGCTGCGCGCCGTGTGGAGACCGCTGCTGCGCAAGATCTCTCTCCTGCTGGCGCAGAGCGAATCGGATGCTGAGCGTTGGGAGAGCATCGGCGTTCCGGCAGACCGTGTGCGGACCACCGGCAACCTGAAGTACGACACCGCGAACGATCCTTCTTCGCCGCTTGCGGAGTTGGTGCGCCGGAGCCTGCCGGAGGACGCGCGCGTTGTAGTTGCCGGCAGCACGCACCCAGGGGAAGACGCGCCCGTGCTGCGCGCCTACGCGGGCGCTGCCCGGCAAAGCCAGGTTTCGAGTGTGCTGATCCTTGCGCCGCGCCATACCGAGCGCAGCGCCGATGTGCACGCCCTTGCGACGGAGTGCGGCCTGGAACCCGTTCTGCTGAGTGAGTGGCGTTTCAGCACACAACCGCTGCAGGATCACGCGGTGCTGCTGATCGATACGGTGGGCGAGCTCGCTTCGCTGTACGCGCTTGCCACCTGCGCGTTCATCGGTGGCAGCCTGGTGAATAGCGGTGGGCATAACCCACTTGAGGCAGCGCAGTTCTCAGTTCCGGTCGCAACCGGACCGCACTTTCAGAACTTCCGCACCATGCTGGAGGGCATGGTTGCGCAGAACGCCATCACGATCGTTCCAGGCGAAGACGCCCTGGAGCAGTGGTTCCTCGGCTTTCTGCAGCAGGAAGACGAAACCGACGACGAGGCCGGCGCGCGTGCGCGGGCCTTCTACGAGCAGCAGCGGGGCGCAACCGCACGTGTGATGGCAGCGCTGGTACCGCTGGCCACCCGGACGCGCACGTGA
- the trmFO gene encoding methylenetetrahydrofolate--tRNA-(uracil(54)-C(5))-methyltransferase (FADH(2)-oxidizing) TrmFO: MKKIHVIGGGLAGPEAALQAARAGCEVTLFEMRPHRSTEAHQTADFAELVCSNSLKSESENTAPWLLKQEMRAAGCVLLQEADACAVPAGHALAVDRAEFSRRVAERIAAEPRITVVREEVTTLEENGDHLTVLATGPLTSPALTAELQRLTGTDHLSFYDSIAPVVDATTIDMDRVYFAARWDKGTADYINCPFTKDEYDRFYDALIAAHEVEAKEWERLDYFEGCLPIEELARRGRDTLRFGCMKPVGLRNPKTGQTPWAVVQLRQENLRADSYNLVGFQNHIKYGDQKTILRLIPGLERAEFLRYGQIHRNTYIHSPSLLTETLQLREHPQIFIAGQLSGVEGYTESIAGGMLAGRFAAGVARGEQPTPAPRLTANGSLVHYITHADTKRFQPANITFDLLPPLEEDLRRKIRDKKERHRLQCERGLAAWQDWIIH, encoded by the coding sequence GTGAAGAAGATCCATGTAATCGGCGGCGGCCTGGCCGGGCCAGAGGCCGCGCTGCAGGCAGCACGCGCAGGCTGCGAAGTGACGCTGTTTGAGATGCGTCCGCATCGTTCGACCGAGGCGCACCAGACGGCCGATTTCGCCGAGTTAGTCTGCTCCAACTCGTTGAAGAGCGAGAGCGAAAACACCGCACCGTGGTTGCTGAAGCAGGAGATGCGCGCTGCAGGTTGTGTTCTGCTGCAGGAGGCAGATGCCTGCGCGGTGCCTGCGGGGCACGCGCTTGCGGTGGATCGCGCGGAGTTCTCGCGTCGTGTCGCGGAGCGCATTGCCGCCGAGCCACGAATCACCGTCGTGCGGGAAGAAGTGACAACGCTGGAAGAGAACGGCGACCATCTGACCGTGCTGGCTACCGGTCCGCTCACGTCACCGGCGCTGACAGCAGAACTGCAGCGCCTGACAGGCACCGATCACCTCAGCTTCTACGACTCCATCGCGCCCGTCGTCGATGCCACCACCATCGACATGGATCGCGTGTACTTCGCGGCGCGCTGGGACAAAGGGACCGCCGATTATATCAACTGCCCGTTCACCAAAGATGAGTACGACCGCTTCTATGACGCGCTCATCGCGGCGCACGAGGTGGAGGCCAAGGAGTGGGAGCGGCTGGACTACTTCGAAGGCTGCCTGCCCATCGAGGAACTCGCCCGGCGCGGCCGCGACACCCTGCGCTTCGGCTGCATGAAGCCCGTGGGCCTGCGCAACCCAAAGACGGGCCAAACGCCGTGGGCCGTCGTGCAATTGCGGCAGGAAAACCTGCGCGCCGACAGCTACAACCTCGTCGGTTTCCAGAACCACATCAAGTACGGCGACCAGAAGACGATCCTGCGCCTCATCCCAGGCCTGGAGCGCGCGGAGTTCCTGCGCTACGGCCAGATCCACCGCAACACCTACATCCACTCGCCATCGCTGCTGACCGAGACGCTGCAACTGCGCGAGCACCCTCAGATCTTCATCGCCGGCCAGTTGAGCGGCGTGGAGGGATACACCGAATCCATCGCGGGCGGCATGCTAGCCGGCCGCTTCGCCGCTGGGGTCGCACGCGGAGAGCAGCCCACCCCCGCGCCCCGCCTCACCGCCAACGGCTCACTCGTCCACTACATCACGCACGCCGACACCAAGCGCTTCCAACCCGCCAACATCACCTTCGACCTGCTACCCCCACTCGAGGAAGACCTTCGCCGCAAGATCCGTGACAAAAAAGAACGCCACCGCCTCCAGTGCGAACGCGGCCTCGCCGCCTGGCAGGACTGGATCATCCACTAA
- a CDS encoding type VI secretion system Vgr family protein, translated as MSLPQMQIGDGTLGTALLASVEVVQELNAHWWCTIVCRNTEDQRVPVESLLGQSVQVKTTDDQGVEHIHFAGTVHDVELEYEVWGSYTATLIAVSDSYAMDVTAHKQYYAQKSLSDVASTMAGRDGVAVSVNASDTKPLNYVQYGETDFSFLHRIADDHGAWMRPTQGGLEVFDSFQSGTTVQWREEGGLTTFRLRGQRVNPSFSGSHYDHHAMESNVFQSVNKAPAMYDGGAQLHSSVQSASQKLPSGFEPQRSRAMTLGDYNDQLQAESERSLGSAVTGSGTSQNQNLKAGDTITIGGSLDAKGTYGLTRVHHRWTPSGYSNSFSCTPWKQYRNAAAPVARAWYGVVPARVVDHNDPKKMGRLKVQFFWQEDGATHWARATSPHAGPDRGFMFMPEVGDEVAVIFEDGDPERPIILGSLWNGVHQQPRADFRGADVEDNAVKRLMTRSGNRIQMSDKVGFETVTLATPNHNVIKLTEKADSSGRSSIFIEARTGDIVLHAPQGRVHIEALYYSKDIGPA; from the coding sequence ATGTCGCTTCCTCAGATGCAGATCGGTGATGGCACCCTGGGAACTGCACTTCTGGCCTCAGTGGAAGTGGTCCAGGAACTGAACGCCCACTGGTGGTGCACCATCGTCTGCCGCAACACGGAAGATCAGCGCGTGCCTGTGGAAAGCCTGCTGGGGCAGAGCGTTCAGGTGAAAACCACGGACGATCAGGGTGTAGAACACATCCACTTCGCCGGCACGGTGCACGACGTTGAGCTGGAATACGAGGTGTGGGGAAGCTATACCGCCACCCTGATCGCCGTAAGCGATAGCTACGCGATGGACGTGACCGCGCACAAGCAGTACTACGCGCAGAAGAGCCTGAGCGATGTGGCAAGCACGATGGCCGGGCGCGACGGTGTTGCGGTGAGCGTGAATGCGTCAGACACCAAACCGCTGAATTATGTGCAGTACGGCGAGACGGACTTCTCGTTTCTGCACCGCATTGCAGACGACCACGGCGCGTGGATGCGGCCCACCCAGGGCGGACTGGAAGTCTTTGACAGCTTTCAATCCGGAACGACCGTGCAGTGGCGCGAAGAGGGCGGCCTGACCACGTTTCGCCTGCGCGGCCAGCGGGTGAACCCCAGCTTTTCCGGATCGCACTACGATCATCACGCCATGGAGTCGAATGTGTTCCAGAGCGTGAACAAGGCACCCGCGATGTACGACGGCGGAGCGCAACTGCACAGCTCGGTACAGAGCGCGTCGCAGAAGCTGCCCTCGGGTTTTGAACCGCAACGCAGCCGCGCCATGACCCTGGGCGACTACAACGACCAATTACAAGCAGAAAGCGAGCGCTCGCTAGGAAGCGCAGTGACCGGGTCGGGCACGTCACAGAACCAGAACCTGAAAGCGGGCGACACGATCACGATCGGCGGGTCGCTGGACGCCAAGGGCACCTATGGCCTGACTCGTGTGCATCATCGTTGGACTCCGAGCGGCTATAGCAACAGCTTCAGTTGCACGCCCTGGAAGCAGTACCGCAACGCAGCCGCACCCGTTGCACGCGCCTGGTACGGCGTGGTGCCGGCGCGTGTGGTTGACCACAACGACCCCAAGAAGATGGGTCGTCTGAAGGTCCAGTTCTTTTGGCAGGAAGACGGCGCCACCCACTGGGCGCGCGCCACCAGCCCCCACGCCGGCCCCGACCGCGGCTTCATGTTCATGCCCGAAGTGGGCGACGAAGTCGCCGTCATCTTCGAAGACGGCGACCCCGAGCGGCCGATCATTCTTGGCTCACTCTGGAATGGCGTTCACCAGCAGCCGCGTGCCGACTTTCGCGGAGCTGACGTGGAAGACAACGCTGTGAAGCGGCTTATGACTCGAAGCGGCAATCGCATTCAGATGTCGGATAAGGTGGGCTTCGAGACGGTCACCCTGGCAACACCGAATCACAACGTGATCAAACTCACTGAGAAGGCCGACAGCAGCGGACGAAGCAGTATCTTCATCGAAGCGCGGACGGGAGATATCGTCCTGCACGCACCGCAAGGTCGGGTGCACATCGAAGCTCTGTACTATTCCAAAGACATCGGCCCGGCGTAA
- a CDS encoding PP2C family protein-serine/threonine phosphatase gives MDIRIRAAALSDVGRQRRTNEDSFGFDLDRGLFVICDGVGGRAAGEVASRSAVDCVLSRFPYGADGTGGGSDLQRAIQAANRSIFQAAHREPLYAGMATTIVAAHFDGSRMWIAHVGDSRAYLLRGGSLHRLTDDDSQLSQMLREGRRDLSPWDMARMDSVLTQAIGASEMVVPTVTVLNVELGDCFLLATDGICKALSNSEMLSLLLTSNSPEQACHQLTSAANAAGGLDNATCIMVQID, from the coding sequence ATGGACATTCGGATCCGAGCCGCAGCGCTGAGTGACGTGGGCCGGCAGCGGCGCACCAACGAGGACAGCTTCGGCTTTGACCTGGATCGCGGTCTGTTTGTGATCTGCGACGGCGTAGGCGGCCGCGCGGCGGGCGAGGTGGCGAGCCGGTCGGCCGTGGACTGTGTGCTGAGCCGCTTCCCCTACGGCGCAGATGGCACCGGCGGCGGATCGGATCTGCAGCGCGCTATCCAGGCGGCGAACCGGTCCATCTTTCAGGCGGCGCACCGTGAGCCGCTGTACGCCGGCATGGCAACCACGATTGTCGCCGCGCACTTTGATGGCAGCCGCATGTGGATTGCGCACGTGGGGGACAGCCGCGCCTACCTGTTGCGAGGCGGATCGCTGCACAGGCTTACGGACGATGATTCGCAGTTGAGCCAGATGCTTCGCGAGGGCCGCCGCGACCTGTCGCCGTGGGACATGGCGCGGATGGACAGCGTTCTGACCCAGGCCATTGGAGCGTCGGAGATGGTGGTGCCCACCGTGACGGTCTTGAATGTGGAACTGGGCGATTGTTTTCTGCTGGCGACTGATGGCATTTGCAAAGCACTCTCCAATTCCGAGATGCTGTCGTTGCTGCTGACGTCGAACTCGCCGGAGCAGGCCTGCCACCAATTGACCTCCGCGGCGAACGCCGCGGGCGGCCTGGACAACGCAACCTGCATTATGGTCCAGATCGATTAG
- a CDS encoding family 16 glycoside hydrolase, whose protein sequence is MLLALGLASGALAQAPLSLFNGTSLLGWNNQGPWSASGGALTTSGSGNRRLLTAVPFGDFNLEFEYTETGSPGAQFRMWTTKEGTGGLTVDLDFSGSKNGVGGIQSLGRSSLATISGGWHRVQVEASHGRVTVRVDGQPAGSTSTDLGARAGYLGFEANGEGQFTVRSPRLRPLNLNSTFNGTDLGGWKSVPRPADAKGGFGHSAAKVFSFGAAGGDVKPHDAKWTVKGGAIHGESGPGGLENGTPLEDGVIQIAAAVHGDLKPDNLTALSVRNPSGQFGTGYRVGIGPYAGTVQPLNKGGMGKASTPVDETVAFGGRVIETWINGNISSVLTDPRPESGSAQSGARTQGGTVMLVLPNSGPSVDVSRVNLIALGKPYGAQPRSPAPQPVPTTAAIPTVPPVANSGDSAAADALKRAADDQARKEADDQRKKDQVASLMTQALGSSDPAEQKDLYQQVMRLDPANPNAMAGFKEAQGKLQEKANADAQAAKGEQAQKSNEDQTNMALVKAQSAFLGGHLSDASNSLSIAERLSPGNPVVRELRSRINAATAQRSRLIMLGSGAGIVSLLAAISLWWRRRRLQRFPVLEVTSGIDAGRSYRIEKDQTRVGAVPQDGGQKNDIVVRDVEHAISRFHCEIVRRNGQLYVQDLNSSNGTRVDGERLKPGSAALLRRGTRIELAGTVELRFGYDKGTKKA, encoded by the coding sequence ATGCTTCTCGCACTTGGGCTTGCCAGCGGTGCGTTGGCGCAGGCACCGCTTTCGCTGTTCAACGGAACGTCGCTGTTGGGCTGGAATAACCAAGGTCCCTGGAGCGCGTCGGGCGGTGCTCTGACGACCAGCGGCAGCGGAAACCGCAGGCTGCTGACCGCCGTTCCCTTCGGTGACTTCAATCTGGAGTTCGAATACACAGAAACCGGTTCGCCGGGCGCGCAGTTCCGCATGTGGACCACGAAGGAAGGCACCGGCGGCCTGACGGTCGACTTGGATTTCAGCGGATCGAAGAACGGCGTGGGTGGCATTCAGTCACTGGGCAGATCGTCGCTGGCGACCATTTCCGGCGGTTGGCACCGGGTGCAGGTGGAGGCGTCGCACGGCCGCGTAACGGTACGCGTGGACGGGCAGCCAGCCGGCAGCACCAGCACCGATCTGGGGGCCCGCGCCGGGTACCTGGGCTTTGAGGCGAATGGAGAGGGGCAGTTCACGGTGCGCAGTCCGCGGCTGCGCCCCTTGAACCTGAACAGCACGTTCAACGGGACAGATCTGGGTGGATGGAAGAGCGTTCCGCGACCGGCCGATGCCAAGGGTGGATTTGGACATAGTGCGGCAAAGGTCTTCAGCTTTGGCGCGGCAGGCGGCGACGTAAAGCCGCACGACGCCAAGTGGACCGTCAAGGGCGGAGCCATTCACGGCGAGTCTGGTCCGGGCGGGCTGGAGAACGGGACTCCGCTGGAAGACGGCGTGATCCAGATTGCAGCTGCGGTGCATGGCGATTTGAAGCCGGACAATTTGACGGCGCTGTCCGTGCGCAATCCCTCTGGCCAGTTTGGCACCGGATACCGCGTCGGCATCGGTCCGTACGCGGGAACGGTGCAGCCCCTGAATAAGGGCGGCATGGGCAAGGCGTCCACCCCAGTGGACGAAACGGTCGCCTTCGGCGGTCGCGTGATCGAAACCTGGATCAACGGCAACATCAGCAGCGTGCTCACCGACCCGCGCCCCGAGAGCGGCAGCGCGCAGAGCGGTGCCCGCACCCAGGGCGGCACGGTGATGCTGGTACTGCCCAATAGCGGTCCCAGCGTCGACGTGAGCCGGGTCAACCTCATCGCGCTCGGGAAACCGTACGGCGCTCAACCTCGGTCCCCGGCACCCCAACCGGTGCCGACTACGGCAGCCATACCTACCGTTCCGCCCGTGGCAAACAGCGGCGACAGCGCCGCCGCCGACGCTCTGAAGCGTGCCGCGGACGACCAGGCCAGAAAGGAAGCGGACGACCAGCGCAAGAAGGACCAGGTCGCGTCGCTGATGACGCAGGCCCTTGGTTCCAGCGATCCAGCAGAGCAGAAAGACCTGTACCAGCAGGTGATGCGGCTGGATCCCGCGAACCCGAACGCGATGGCGGGATTCAAAGAAGCACAAGGAAAGCTGCAGGAAAAGGCCAACGCGGACGCGCAGGCCGCCAAGGGCGAACAGGCGCAGAAGTCGAACGAAGACCAGACCAACATGGCGCTGGTGAAGGCGCAGAGCGCGTTTCTGGGTGGCCACCTGTCGGACGCAAGCAATTCACTGTCGATTGCAGAACGCCTCTCGCCCGGAAATCCCGTAGTGCGCGAGCTTCGTTCTCGCATCAACGCAGCCACCGCGCAGCGATCGCGCCTGATCATGCTGGGCAGCGGAGCCGGGATCGTCTCGCTGCTGGCGGCCATCTCGCTGTGGTGGCGCCGCCGTCGGCTGCAACGTTTCCCTGTATTGGAGGTGACCAGCGGCATCGACGCGGGGCGCAGCTACCGCATTGAGAAGGACCAGACCCGCGTTGGCGCGGTGCCACAGGACGGTGGTCAGAAGAACGACATTGTGGTGCGCGACGTGGAGCACGCCATCTCCCGCTTCCACTGCGAGATCGTTCGGCGCAACGGCCAGCTTTACGTGCAGGACCTGAACAGCTCCAACGGCACACGCGTGGATGGCGAACGCCTGAAGCCAGGCAGCGCCGCGCTGCTACGGCGTGGGACCCGCATCGAACTGGCAGGCACGGTCGAGCTTCGGTTCGGCTACGACAAGGGCACGAAGAAGGCCTAG
- a CDS encoding SDR family NAD(P)-dependent oxidoreductase — protein sequence MFSFHDKIVLVTGAGSGIGEAAARAFAKAGATLVLADKDKSRLKKLTEELGESRGMARVVDTSDPDDCEDLVAAAVKKFGKLDVLVNDAGVDHMGAVDEGSLKEWERVMGTDLNGYFYMIRFAIPHLRKSKGCIVNVSSVSGLGGDWNHSFYNAAKGAITNFTRALALDEAKHGVRVNAVNPSLVYTAMTKQMKANPKLIKKFEERIPLGRGAEPADIAGPILFLASEAAHFVTGVNLPVDGGLTASNGQPMLE from the coding sequence ATGTTTTCCTTTCACGACAAGATCGTTCTAGTCACCGGCGCCGGTTCCGGCATTGGTGAGGCCGCCGCACGCGCCTTTGCCAAGGCAGGCGCCACGCTGGTGCTGGCCGACAAAGACAAGTCCCGGCTGAAGAAGCTGACCGAAGAACTAGGCGAAAGCCGCGGCATGGCTCGCGTGGTCGACACCAGCGACCCGGACGATTGCGAAGACCTGGTCGCGGCCGCCGTGAAGAAGTTTGGCAAGCTGGACGTGCTGGTGAACGACGCGGGCGTGGACCACATGGGCGCCGTGGACGAGGGCAGCCTGAAGGAGTGGGAGCGCGTGATGGGCACCGACCTGAACGGCTACTTCTACATGATCCGGTTCGCGATTCCACACCTGCGCAAATCCAAGGGATGCATTGTGAACGTGTCCAGCGTGAGCGGTCTGGGCGGCGACTGGAATCACTCGTTCTACAACGCGGCAAAGGGCGCGATCACCAACTTCACCCGTGCGCTGGCGCTGGATGAGGCGAAGCACGGGGTTCGCGTGAACGCGGTGAACCCGTCGCTGGTCTACACCGCGATGACCAAGCAGATGAAGGCGAATCCGAAGCTGATCAAGAAGTTCGAAGAGCGCATTCCGCTGGGGCGTGGTGCGGAGCCGGCCGACATCGCGGGGCCGATCCTGTTCCTGGCCAGTGAGGCTGCGCATTTCGTCACGGGCGTGAACTTGCCGGTCGATGGCGGACTGACCGCCTCAAACGGCCAGCCGATGCTGGAGTAG
- a CDS encoding aldo/keto reductase has translation MKTIWFGDREVPVLGQGTWYMGEKPQKRAAEIAALRRGVELGLTVIDTAEMYGSGRSESLVGEAIRGIREQIYLVSKVLPSNASAEGVVRSCEASLRRLGTDALDLYLLHWRGRYALADTLAGFERLREQGKIRDWGVSNFDVDDMEELLALPSGGACVANQVLYNPENRGIEFDLLPWCQQQRIGVMAYSPVGQGGELLQSAALRKVAQKHGVTPAQVALAWCLRQSLQAIPKAGSVAHVEENAAAAELKLDDDDLRTIDGAFAPPKKKMRLAML, from the coding sequence GTGAAGACGATTTGGTTCGGCGACCGCGAAGTGCCCGTGCTGGGCCAAGGAACCTGGTACATGGGCGAGAAGCCGCAGAAGCGCGCGGCAGAGATCGCCGCGCTACGGCGTGGCGTCGAACTCGGCCTGACGGTCATCGACACCGCCGAGATGTACGGCAGCGGCCGCTCTGAATCGCTGGTCGGCGAGGCGATTCGCGGTATCCGCGAACAGATTTATCTGGTCAGCAAAGTGTTGCCGAGCAATGCGTCAGCCGAAGGCGTGGTGCGCAGTTGTGAAGCCAGTCTGCGACGGCTTGGAACCGATGCCCTGGATCTGTACCTGCTGCACTGGCGCGGACGGTACGCTCTTGCCGATACACTTGCCGGCTTCGAACGGCTGCGGGAACAGGGCAAGATTCGCGATTGGGGCGTGTCCAATTTCGATGTAGACGATATGGAGGAACTGCTTGCGCTGCCCAGCGGCGGTGCCTGCGTTGCGAACCAGGTGCTCTACAACCCCGAGAACCGCGGCATTGAATTCGACCTGCTGCCCTGGTGCCAGCAGCAGCGCATCGGTGTCATGGCGTACTCACCGGTCGGACAGGGCGGCGAGCTGCTGCAGTCCGCGGCGCTTCGCAAGGTAGCGCAGAAGCACGGTGTGACACCGGCGCAGGTGGCGCTGGCCTGGTGTTTGCGGCAATCGCTGCAGGCGATCCCCAAGGCTGGCAGCGTGGCGCATGTGGAAGAGAACGCCGCGGCGGCAGAGTTGAAGCTGGATGACGATGACCTGCGCACGATTGACGGCGCGTTCGCTCCACCTAAAAAGAAGATGAGGCTGGCGATGCTCTAA